AGTTATTAGGTGAATTTAGAGCAGAAGATAAACTATTAATTATTACGCAAAGTGGAAAAGCAAAAGCTGTAAAGCCAGATTTAGCAATGCATTTTGAAGATGATATGATTGTTTTAGAAAAATGGAAACCTAAAAAGCCAATATCTGCCATTTATTTTGATGGCGAAAAAGAACGTTATTATGTAAAGCGTTTTTTAATTGAAACCACAGAAAAAGAGGAGGAGTTTATTTCTGATCATCCAAAAAGTCAGTTAGAAATTGTGGCCACAGATTATAAACCTGTTGCAGAAGTTCAGTTTTCAAAAAGAAGTTTAGAAAATGAAGAAGTAAATTTTGAGGAATTTATTGCTGTAAAAGGTATTAAAGCATTAGGAAATCAACTAACAACTGATAAAATTAAGCAAGTTAATTTATTAGAATCTTTACCTTTTGAAGAGGAAGAAGAAGAGGAGGAGGAAGAGGAAAAATTAACTGAAACAGAAGAAGTTAATAAAGAAAATAACGAAGATAAATTGCCAATTGACGTACCTGAAACTAAAAAACCTGTTTTAGAAGAATTATCAGCAGAAGAAAAAGCGAAGATTGCGTTGCAAAAGTCAATCGCTAAAAAGAAAGCTGAACAGAAGAAATTGGATGATGAAAATCAGACGAAGTTGTTTTAAATAGGAAACTAAAACATTTTTATTTGATGCGTTTTTGGTGTATATTTACATCAAAAATATAATTTATGTCTAGACAAAGTATCTCTTTTACACAACCCAATGATGAATGGTTAAAATCTCAAGTAGATTCTAACGAATATTCTAGCAAAAGTGAATTGGTGAACGATTTGATAAGACAAGCAAGAAAACAACAAACAGAAATAGATTGGATTCGCTCTAAAATTGAAGCTGCAGAAAAAAGTGGTTTTACAAATCAATCAAAAGAAGAAATTTTAGCAGAATCTAAGTCATTTTTGAATGGCAAAATATAAGTTAAGTGAAGTTGCAAAAGAGGATTTAATAAGAATTCATAACTATGGATTTCAAAAATTTGGAATGCAACAAGCAGATAAATATTTTGATTCTTTTTTCACTCATTTTGATAATATTGCAGAACGCCCATTTTCTTTTGAATCAGTAGATTTTATTAAGAAAGGTTATAGACGTTGTGTTTGTGGTTCTGATAGTATTTATTTTAGAATCAATAATGATATTGTAGAAATTATGACGATAATTGGAAGACAAGATTTAAATACTATTTTATGAAACTAAAATATCTCTATTTATTTTTATCAATCCTTGGAATTTGCTATACTTGGTACTACAACATCCAATATTTTAATACTGTAGAAAATGCAAATTTGATAGGTTTCTTTCAAGATGCACAACAAAATTTTGCAGGTAAATCTTTTGGAGCAGATTTAACAGTGGTGGTTTTTACGTTTTTTGCTTTTATGATTCCAGAATCTTTACGCTTAAAAATAAAATATTGGTGGGTTTTAATTCCGTTTACATTTTTAATTGCAATCGCTTTTACCTTTCCACTATTCTTATATATGAGAGAAAATGCTTTAGAAAAAAGTATGAATGAAGCATAAAGTTATCCTCTTTTTATTTTTTGTCACTTCAATTATTTATGCACAAAATGATGTGTATGTCTTTAAAGACATCAAAAACGAATACTCAATACATACTATTGAAAGTGCAAATTTTAAGCGTATAGAAAAAAGTATTTCAGACAAAGATATTAATGCTAGTTTTTGGTTTAAAATTCCTGCAAACAAAACTGTAGAAAATTACATTTTTAGAATTAATAGTATCAGAATTAAAGCATCTTCTGCCTTTCAAAATCAAAAAGAAATAGAAAAAATTGCAAACGAACGATATCTTGCATATAAATTTAATAGAATTTCACCTGTTTATATTAAAGTAAGTTCTGATTTTTCTTCATATTTTCCCTTTGATTTAAGTACTGAAAATGATTCTGTTTTTAGAGAAAAGGTTCAGATTATAATGAATAGCTTTTATTATGGATTTACCTTTTTAGTTATTATATATAGTTTTTTTTATTACTATTTTTTTAGAGATAAAGCCTTTTTATATTCTGGTTTATTAATTTCAAGTTTAACTTTAGGTTTCTTTTTATTAGATGGAATGTTTCATTTTTTCAAATTTAATAATCAAACAGTTGAGGCTATTACATTACTCAATTATATTTTTTTAGCTTTTTTCTCATCAAAATTTGTGCATAGCTTTTTATTGTTAGATGATTATTATCCAAAATTAAAAAAATACACCTATAGTTTGGGG
The DNA window shown above is from Polaribacter sp. Hel_I_88 and carries:
- a CDS encoding LuxR C-terminal-related transcriptional regulator, producing the protein MKHKVILFLFFVTSIIYAQNDVYVFKDIKNEYSIHTIESANFKRIEKSISDKDINASFWFKIPANKTVENYIFRINSIRIKASSAFQNQKEIEKIANERYLAYKFNRISPVYIKVSSDFSSYFPFDLSTENDSVFREKVQIIMNSFYYGFTFLVIIYSFFYYYFFRDKAFLYSGLLISSLTLGFFLLDGMFHFFKFNNQTVEAITLLNYIFLAFFSSKFVHSFLLLDDYYPKLKKYTYSLGVLIIINVMLFLIYRTNFLFVCLNILVFTILLIYWFTGVILFKNNIYTKIFVFAYATLLFTGIDFLVLKNFGIQIFESNPQNMKIGGLIQIIVISLAVLYREKTLRKSNQFMKIEIIKYSKEIEQMEFSINDETQKEILQTLTVREKEIFDLIIAGNSNKLIADSLNISVNTVKFHVKNIYEKLHIKSRKEAITLDKSFNL
- a CDS encoding DUF2834 domain-containing protein; this encodes MKLKYLYLFLSILGICYTWYYNIQYFNTVENANLIGFFQDAQQNFAGKSFGADLTVVVFTFFAFMIPESLRLKIKYWWVLIPFTFLIAIAFTFPLFLYMRENALEKSMNEA
- a CDS encoding type II toxin-antitoxin system ParD family antitoxin; the encoded protein is MSRQSISFTQPNDEWLKSQVDSNEYSSKSELVNDLIRQARKQQTEIDWIRSKIEAAEKSGFTNQSKEEILAESKSFLNGKI
- a CDS encoding type II toxin-antitoxin system RelE/ParE family toxin, which encodes MAKYKLSEVAKEDLIRIHNYGFQKFGMQQADKYFDSFFTHFDNIAERPFSFESVDFIKKGYRRCVCGSDSIYFRINNDIVEIMTIIGRQDLNTIL